In one window of Tumebacillus algifaecis DNA:
- a CDS encoding peptidyl-prolyl cis-trans isomerase produces MKKRIWIAASGLVILLSGALLLYAGLYYNPLVFVVEDQALRKAEWIEMRPSVFAGVGYSQEEEHNLLERRSLEELVLYKGRQIGISADETFVEQQLLQLGATPDERASVLKEMNMTEEDAKNNYRRALTGFELKKRITQDVKVTDEEILAYYNTNKEAFYVPEFRTIRYLRAKADDAATRSRLHGVSAEQFQSVIEEFPIDPDGRVHSWEELTSQGTFAQNTSEVLAEAAFQAPKDQVTGPIQDGAWIYWVVIEDVTTAYQQTYPEVRKKINELLYQDKQTTQFRTWMEAQKESSGYGLYKENLTASRWDAFWKDLPQNIRLLF; encoded by the coding sequence ATGAAGAAACGTATCTGGATAGCAGCAAGTGGTCTAGTCATCTTACTAAGTGGCGCTCTGTTGCTGTATGCAGGGCTGTATTACAATCCGCTGGTGTTTGTGGTCGAAGATCAGGCTCTGCGCAAAGCAGAGTGGATCGAGATGCGTCCCTCCGTGTTCGCTGGGGTCGGCTATAGCCAAGAGGAAGAGCACAATCTGCTGGAGCGGCGCAGTTTGGAAGAACTCGTGCTCTACAAAGGAAGGCAGATCGGAATTTCCGCCGATGAAACTTTCGTCGAGCAACAGCTCTTGCAACTTGGCGCAACGCCCGACGAGCGCGCCTCCGTGCTCAAAGAGATGAACATGACCGAAGAGGACGCGAAAAACAACTACCGCCGCGCCTTAACAGGCTTTGAGTTGAAAAAGCGCATCACGCAGGACGTGAAGGTCACCGATGAAGAGATTCTCGCCTATTACAACACGAACAAAGAGGCGTTCTACGTGCCAGAATTCCGCACCATCCGCTATCTGCGTGCCAAAGCGGACGATGCTGCCACGCGCTCCCGCCTGCACGGTGTTTCCGCTGAACAATTTCAAAGCGTGATCGAAGAGTTTCCGATCGACCCGGACGGCCGGGTACACAGTTGGGAAGAGTTGACCTCCCAAGGCACATTTGCACAAAACACATCGGAGGTGCTCGCCGAAGCGGCCTTCCAAGCACCGAAAGATCAAGTGACCGGACCGATTCAGGACGGGGCGTGGATCTATTGGGTGGTCATTGAAGATGTCACCACCGCGTACCAACAGACCTATCCAGAAGTCCGCAAAAAAATTAACGAACTCCTCTATCAGGACAAGCAGACGACTCAATTCCGCACTTGGATGGAAGCACAAAAAGAATCGTCAGGCTACGGCTTGTACAAGGAAAATCTGACGGCAAGCAGGTGGGATGCCTTTTGGAAGGACCTGCCGCAAAACATTCGGCTGTTGTTCTAG
- the argF gene encoding ornithine carbamoyltransferase has product MAAIPLPNLPVHDLQGRDFLDFADFSAAELQQLLDLSIELKQKHKAGVPYRPLAGKTLGMIFEKASTRTRVSFEVAMNQLGGQAMFLSGRDTQIGRGEPLPDTARVLSRYLDGVMIRTFGHESVIEFAHYATVPVINGLTDLHHPCQVLADVLTLWEKKGKVQGLTVTYIGDGNNMANSWLIAAPKFGINLRIATPQGYECDPQVVEQAQKLAAEHGTELLLTHDPVAAVTDTDMIYTDVWASMGQEEEQKLREQHFAAYQVNQELVAHAKPDYLFMHCLPAHRGEEVTAEVIDGPNSVIFDEAENRLHVQKAIIVATMA; this is encoded by the coding sequence ATGGCAGCCATTCCGCTTCCTAATTTGCCTGTGCACGATTTGCAGGGGCGTGATTTTCTCGATTTTGCCGATTTTTCGGCCGCAGAGCTGCAACAACTGCTCGACCTGTCGATCGAATTGAAACAGAAACACAAAGCGGGCGTACCCTACCGCCCGCTGGCTGGAAAAACGCTCGGCATGATTTTTGAAAAAGCGTCCACCCGCACTCGGGTCTCGTTCGAAGTGGCGATGAACCAACTGGGTGGGCAAGCGATGTTCCTCTCCGGCCGCGATACGCAGATCGGCCGCGGCGAGCCGCTTCCCGACACGGCGCGCGTGCTGTCCCGCTATCTGGACGGCGTCATGATCCGCACGTTCGGACATGAAAGCGTGATCGAATTCGCTCACTATGCCACTGTGCCTGTGATCAACGGTCTGACCGATCTGCATCACCCGTGCCAAGTGCTGGCCGACGTGCTCACCCTTTGGGAGAAAAAAGGCAAGGTGCAGGGCCTGACCGTCACCTACATCGGAGACGGTAACAACATGGCCAACTCTTGGCTGATCGCAGCGCCGAAATTTGGCATCAATCTGCGAATCGCCACTCCGCAGGGCTATGAATGCGACCCGCAGGTCGTCGAGCAGGCGCAAAAACTCGCCGCCGAGCACGGCACCGAACTGCTCTTGACGCACGACCCGGTTGCGGCTGTGACCGACACCGACATGATCTACACCGACGTTTGGGCCTCGATGGGTCAGGAAGAGGAGCAAAAGCTGCGCGAACAGCATTTTGCCGCCTATCAGGTCAACCAAGAACTGGTCGCCCATGCCAAGCCGGACTACCTGTTCATGCACTGCCTGCCCGCGCATCGCGGCGAAGAGGTGACGGCAGAAGTGATCGACGGCCCGAATTCGGTCATCTTCGACGAAGCGGAAAACCGCCTGCACGTACAAAAAGCGATCATCGTGGCCACGATGGCCTAA
- the carB gene encoding carbamoyl-phosphate synthase large subunit: MSASPNLAKILVIGSGPIVIGQAAEFDYAGTQACKALREEGCEVILVNSNPATIMTDHEVADRIYIEPLTVPMITAIIASERPQGLLATLGGQTALNLAVELAEAGVLAEYDVQLLGTPLDSIKRAEDRQLFKDLMEELSQPIPESAIVHTLEEGYAFLQEIGLPVIIRPAFTLGGTGGGIAETFEDFQEILLRGLKQSPISQVLIERSIKGWKEIEYEVMRDSNDTCITICNMENLDPVGVHTGDSIVVAPSQTLTDREYQMLRTASLDIIRGLKIEGGCNVQFALDPHSERYCVIEVNPRVSRSSALASKATGYPIAKIAAKIAIGQHLHEIVNPVTGKTFASFEPALDYIVVKIPRWPFDKFPHANRTLGTQMKATGEVMSLGRTFEEALQKAVRSLEIGADGLQWTGELAAVAEPDDLRLFALTEALRRGQSWQDLQAATGVDAWFLQKLNQLVELEREMKSVPLTPEKLTHYKQKGFSDARIAALTGIAPEEVLELRKSWKIHPSYQLVDTCAAEFVSTTPYFYSTYWGEDEFLPPTDKQKALVLGSGPIRIGQGIEFDYCSVHAVKALEKLGYETVILNNNPETVSTDFDTAHRLFFEPLTAEDVLEVAHREQIDRVFVQFGGQTAINLAEPLQQKGLTLAGTTTDAIDKAEDREAFRQLLDGLSIPQTVGGSAHDIETAKKVAAQIGYPVMVRPSYVIGGRGMAVVYDESELVRYMEQATKLTYANASHHEQAASAQSAQPTAELQDTASHSAAHPILIDQYLTGQEVEVDAVCDGETVLIPGIFEHIERAGVHSGDSMAVYPPQRLSEQTIETLVTYTQQIAKALGIIGLLNIQFVLVSDAVYVLEANPRASRTVPILSKVTGVPLVELAVRVQCGEKLVDCGYGTGLYPAKDHVVVKSPVFSFGKLTGLDIQLGPEMKSTGEALGIGLTYPEALGKAFLGSGLTLPAGGGVLVSITDRLKAEALPLLQQLAEQGMTLYATENTAAFLSEQGLSAHPVSREEDEVLNLLKSGKINLVLNLPTIGNDPKRLGCLIRRFTVEMKIPCLTSLDTATAWLLSLQAGSHFRPYALDSQGGISHGSHSAS, from the coding sequence TTGTCAGCCTCACCTAATCTCGCCAAAATCCTCGTCATCGGCTCTGGCCCGATCGTCATCGGGCAGGCTGCCGAGTTCGACTACGCCGGAACGCAAGCCTGCAAAGCGCTGCGTGAGGAAGGCTGTGAAGTCATCCTTGTCAATTCCAATCCGGCGACGATCATGACCGATCATGAGGTGGCCGACCGCATCTACATCGAACCGCTGACCGTGCCGATGATCACCGCGATCATCGCGAGCGAACGTCCACAGGGGCTGCTCGCAACACTCGGCGGCCAGACGGCGCTCAACCTCGCTGTCGAGTTGGCCGAAGCGGGCGTGCTCGCCGAGTACGATGTACAACTGCTCGGCACTCCGCTCGACTCGATCAAGCGGGCAGAAGATCGCCAGCTGTTCAAAGATCTGATGGAAGAGTTGAGCCAACCGATCCCAGAGAGTGCTATCGTTCATACGCTCGAAGAGGGCTATGCATTTCTGCAAGAGATCGGCCTGCCTGTCATCATTCGCCCCGCCTTCACGCTGGGCGGCACAGGCGGCGGGATCGCAGAGACGTTTGAAGATTTTCAAGAGATTCTGTTGCGCGGGCTGAAACAGTCGCCGATCTCGCAGGTGCTGATCGAACGCAGCATCAAGGGCTGGAAAGAGATCGAATACGAAGTGATGCGCGACAGCAACGACACTTGCATCACGATCTGCAACATGGAGAATCTCGACCCGGTCGGCGTGCACACCGGAGACTCGATCGTCGTCGCTCCGTCGCAAACGCTGACCGACCGCGAGTACCAGATGTTGCGCACCGCTTCGCTCGACATCATTCGCGGCTTGAAGATCGAAGGCGGATGCAACGTTCAGTTTGCGCTGGACCCGCACTCGGAGCGCTACTGCGTGATCGAGGTCAACCCGCGCGTATCGCGTTCCTCCGCTTTGGCGTCGAAAGCGACCGGGTATCCGATCGCCAAGATTGCGGCGAAAATTGCGATCGGGCAACATTTGCACGAGATTGTGAATCCGGTCACAGGTAAGACGTTCGCCAGCTTCGAGCCGGCGCTCGACTACATCGTGGTGAAAATTCCGCGCTGGCCGTTTGATAAGTTTCCGCACGCTAACCGCACGCTTGGCACGCAGATGAAAGCGACTGGCGAAGTGATGTCGCTTGGCCGCACTTTCGAAGAAGCGCTGCAAAAAGCGGTTCGTTCCTTAGAAATCGGTGCGGATGGTCTGCAGTGGACAGGGGAGTTGGCGGCGGTTGCCGAGCCGGACGATCTGCGCCTGTTCGCATTGACCGAAGCGCTTCGCCGCGGCCAATCGTGGCAAGACCTGCAAGCGGCGACTGGCGTGGACGCGTGGTTCCTGCAAAAGCTCAACCAGCTCGTCGAATTGGAGCGCGAGATGAAAAGCGTGCCGCTCACGCCGGAAAAACTCACGCACTATAAACAAAAAGGCTTCTCCGACGCACGCATCGCCGCTCTGACCGGCATCGCGCCAGAGGAAGTGCTCGAACTGCGCAAAAGCTGGAAGATCCATCCGTCCTATCAGTTGGTCGATACGTGTGCGGCTGAATTTGTATCCACCACACCGTATTTTTACTCAACTTACTGGGGCGAAGATGAATTCCTGCCGCCGACCGACAAGCAAAAAGCGCTGGTCTTAGGCTCCGGCCCGATTCGGATCGGGCAGGGCATCGAGTTTGACTACTGCTCGGTGCATGCGGTCAAGGCGTTGGAAAAGCTCGGCTATGAGACGGTGATTCTCAACAACAACCCTGAGACGGTCTCCACCGATTTTGACACCGCACACCGCCTGTTCTTTGAGCCACTCACGGCAGAAGATGTGCTGGAAGTGGCACATCGCGAGCAGATTGACCGCGTGTTCGTCCAATTTGGCGGCCAGACGGCGATCAATCTCGCTGAGCCGTTGCAACAGAAAGGTCTGACCTTAGCTGGTACGACGACCGATGCGATCGACAAAGCGGAAGACCGCGAAGCGTTCCGCCAACTGCTCGATGGACTCAGCATTCCGCAGACGGTGGGCGGTTCGGCACACGACATCGAAACGGCCAAAAAAGTCGCCGCACAGATCGGCTATCCCGTGATGGTGCGCCCCTCCTATGTGATCGGCGGGCGGGGGATGGCGGTCGTGTATGACGAAAGCGAATTGGTTCGCTACATGGAACAGGCCACCAAACTTACGTATGCCAACGCCAGTCACCACGAGCAAGCGGCGAGCGCACAAAGCGCACAGCCGACTGCTGAGTTGCAGGACACAGCGAGCCATTCAGCTGCCCATCCGATCCTGATCGACCAGTATCTGACTGGTCAAGAGGTCGAAGTGGATGCCGTCTGTGACGGCGAAACGGTCCTCATCCCAGGCATCTTCGAGCACATCGAGCGGGCAGGTGTCCACTCTGGCGACTCGATGGCGGTATATCCGCCGCAGAGGCTGAGCGAGCAAACGATCGAGACGCTCGTCACCTACACCCAGCAGATCGCCAAGGCGCTTGGCATCATCGGCCTGCTCAACATCCAGTTTGTGCTGGTAAGTGACGCCGTCTACGTGTTGGAAGCCAACCCGCGCGCGTCGCGCACCGTGCCGATCCTGTCCAAAGTGACGGGTGTGCCACTGGTCGAGTTGGCCGTCCGCGTGCAGTGCGGTGAAAAGCTCGTCGATTGCGGCTACGGCACCGGGCTGTATCCGGCCAAGGACCACGTGGTTGTCAAATCTCCAGTCTTCTCCTTTGGCAAACTGACCGGGCTCGACATCCAACTCGGCCCGGAGATGAAATCGACCGGAGAAGCGCTCGGGATTGGTCTGACCTATCCGGAAGCGCTGGGCAAAGCGTTTCTCGGCAGCGGCCTGACATTGCCCGCAGGAGGCGGTGTGCTGGTGTCGATCACCGACCGCTTAAAAGCAGAAGCGCTGCCGCTGTTGCAACAACTGGCCGAGCAGGGGATGACGCTGTATGCGACCGAAAACACTGCCGCCTTCTTGTCGGAACAGGGATTGTCCGCACATCCTGTCTCCCGCGAAGAAGACGAAGTGCTGAACCTGCTCAAATCGGGCAAGATCAACCTTGTGCTGAACCTGCCGACGATCGGCAACGACCCGAAGCGACTCGGTTGCCTGATCCGCCGCTTCACTGTGGAAATGAAAATACCCTGCCTGACTTCGCTCGACACAGCTACAGCATGGCTGTTGTCACTGCAAGCGGGCTCGCACTTTAGACCGTACGCACTAGACTCTCAAGGAGGGATTTCACATGGCAGCCATTCCGCTTCCTAA
- a CDS encoding DUF3050 domain-containing protein, which yields MQNSQTFEEVRDSLLQHPVYQKLTSAERVRQFMEHHVFAVWDFMSLLKRLQRDLTVTTVPWMPGREAQYARFINEIVLGEETDEDGRGGYISHFDLYIEAMEEAGADTAPIRQFLARLAAGSTPAEALNAADIPQSVRQFVETTLDIALHGQSHQVAAAFFYGREDIIPDMFTHLVRELEASGKSAERLLYYLKRHIELDGDEHGPLAERLLSYLCAGDPQKEQEALATAKQCLQSRVQLWDGVSNSLTK from the coding sequence ATGCAAAATTCACAAACATTTGAAGAGGTTCGCGACAGTTTGCTCCAGCATCCCGTGTATCAAAAATTGACCTCGGCCGAGCGCGTGCGACAGTTTATGGAACATCACGTGTTTGCCGTCTGGGATTTTATGAGTTTGCTCAAGCGTTTGCAGCGCGACCTGACTGTGACCACCGTGCCTTGGATGCCAGGGCGCGAGGCGCAATATGCCCGCTTTATCAATGAGATCGTGCTTGGGGAAGAAACGGACGAGGACGGGCGCGGAGGATACATCTCACATTTCGATCTTTATATAGAAGCGATGGAAGAAGCAGGTGCTGACACCGCTCCGATTCGTCAGTTCTTAGCGCGGTTGGCTGCAGGCAGCACGCCAGCAGAAGCGCTGAACGCTGCGGACATCCCGCAGTCGGTGCGGCAGTTTGTCGAAACGACGCTCGACATCGCGTTGCATGGACAATCGCATCAGGTGGCCGCCGCCTTTTTCTATGGGCGCGAAGACATCATCCCTGACATGTTCACCCACCTCGTTCGGGAACTTGAGGCCAGCGGCAAGTCGGCCGAACGCCTTTTGTACTATTTGAAGCGTCACATCGAACTGGACGGAGATGAACACGGCCCGTTGGCGGAGCGACTTTTGTCCTATCTGTGCGCAGGTGATCCGCAAAAAGAACAAGAAGCGTTGGCGACAGCGAAGCAATGTTTGCAAAGCAGAGTCCAGCTTTGGGATGGAGTTTCCAATTCTCTTACAAAATAA
- a CDS encoding B12-binding domain-containing radical SAM protein, protein MRKVMIVFPPTTEARLFPYLSLPMITAFLRRAGVDVGQYDFNLDLCHRLFSKKSLGDFLHRQERTSVGLLKQEYRTELARFLLRHHDTLWRDVIEKATGSVRETATGLPFVRQGVELLLEGSIVKEEITSLARIARRAAEYEQLAEGDFAAAELYAMLVEGLEREKPDVFALSVAYYSQLLPTLLLAKWVKQLRPQTFVVVGGQQMMLRHEEICALPEFVQHIDGIGVGAGEETMDKLLQALFSNLPKQDVPDFIWIEDGIVSSRGPRSSVRIQDVPTPDFTGLPVKGYLHEEFHFGLTTCVGCYYGKCVFCSYGNRSRREKSYQQKTARQLASECRELVDTYGVSRINFVDENTNLQLVRHAMHHLREQGYSLQFTTRNRLEPCLLDKAFVQELKELGCVMMSTGYETNSQRLLDRLDKGVQASDYQAIIDNLHEAGILLQLSIMGGILDETEAEVAASQAFLAENAHKIGIDVMQMLVAEPKTYLTDEAERFDIVWKDTEELRGNRLLNYGMGRMGKDFLYKDGDTFAKRLERFVEIYETVTPQKNSNLAPHKRKRGAKTQPEPVTRVQLLPWVRVIEAVQKPDQPRQKFVADLLWQRLYVLPDVLIQQGDEGLLLAEREEGHSVLQLFVQMELGLPTS, encoded by the coding sequence ATGAGAAAAGTAATGATTGTGTTTCCGCCAACGACGGAAGCACGTCTCTTCCCCTACCTGAGTTTGCCGATGATCACCGCCTTTCTGCGCCGCGCCGGCGTCGATGTGGGCCAATACGACTTTAATTTGGACCTCTGCCACCGCCTGTTTTCGAAAAAGAGCCTCGGTGACTTTTTGCACAGACAGGAGCGCACGTCAGTTGGATTGCTGAAGCAGGAATATCGCACCGAACTTGCCCGCTTTTTGCTGCGCCACCATGATACGCTGTGGCGTGATGTGATCGAAAAAGCGACGGGGTCTGTGCGCGAAACGGCCACAGGGCTGCCCTTTGTTCGCCAAGGGGTGGAATTGCTGCTCGAAGGTTCGATCGTGAAAGAAGAGATCACCTCGCTCGCTCGCATCGCCAGGCGCGCCGCGGAGTATGAGCAGTTGGCCGAAGGGGATTTTGCCGCTGCCGAACTGTACGCGATGCTCGTTGAAGGATTGGAGCGCGAGAAGCCTGACGTGTTTGCGCTGTCGGTGGCCTACTACAGCCAATTGTTGCCGACTTTATTGCTCGCCAAATGGGTCAAACAGTTGCGCCCACAGACGTTTGTCGTAGTGGGTGGACAGCAGATGATGCTGCGCCATGAGGAGATCTGCGCGCTGCCCGAATTTGTTCAGCACATCGATGGCATTGGGGTCGGTGCCGGAGAGGAGACGATGGACAAACTGCTGCAAGCGCTTTTTTCCAATTTGCCCAAGCAGGACGTGCCCGATTTTATCTGGATCGAGGACGGCATCGTGAGCTCGCGCGGGCCTCGTTCCAGCGTGCGCATTCAGGACGTGCCGACGCCCGATTTTACAGGCTTGCCCGTAAAGGGCTATCTGCATGAGGAGTTCCATTTTGGACTGACGACCTGTGTGGGTTGCTATTACGGGAAATGCGTGTTTTGCTCCTATGGCAATCGATCGCGGCGCGAGAAGAGCTATCAGCAGAAGACAGCACGGCAATTGGCGTCCGAGTGCCGGGAGTTAGTCGATACATACGGCGTGTCACGGATCAACTTTGTTGACGAAAACACCAATCTGCAACTTGTGCGTCATGCGATGCACCACCTGCGGGAACAGGGGTACAGCTTGCAGTTTACCACGCGCAACCGTTTGGAGCCGTGTCTGCTGGACAAGGCGTTCGTGCAGGAATTGAAAGAACTCGGTTGCGTGATGATGTCTACCGGATATGAGACCAATTCACAGCGCCTGCTCGACAGATTGGACAAAGGTGTACAGGCCAGCGACTACCAAGCGATCATCGACAACCTGCATGAAGCGGGGATACTTCTGCAGCTGTCGATCATGGGGGGCATTTTGGATGAAACGGAAGCTGAAGTGGCCGCCTCGCAAGCTTTCTTGGCAGAAAATGCGCACAAGATCGGCATCGATGTCATGCAGATGCTGGTGGCCGAGCCGAAGACTTATCTGACCGACGAGGCCGAGCGGTTTGACATCGTGTGGAAGGACACAGAAGAACTCAGGGGAAACCGGCTACTCAACTATGGGATGGGCCGGATGGGGAAAGATTTTTTGTACAAAGACGGGGATACATTTGCCAAGCGGTTGGAGCGGTTTGTCGAGATTTACGAAACGGTCACACCGCAGAAGAACAGCAACCTCGCGCCGCATAAGCGAAAGCGTGGTGCCAAGACACAGCCAGAGCCAGTAACGCGTGTACAGCTGTTGCCTTGGGTCCGCGTGATCGAGGCGGTGCAAAAGCCTGATCAGCCTCGGCAGAAGTTTGTGGCCGATCTGTTGTGGCAACGCCTGTATGTTTTGCCAGACGTCTTGATCCAGCAGGGGGATGAAGGGCTTTTGCTGGCAGAGCGCGAGGAGGGACACAGCGTCTTACAACTGTTTGTGCAAATGGAGTTAGGGCTACCTACATCGTAA
- a CDS encoding carbamoyl phosphate synthase small subunit encodes MKGVLVLENGRQFRGELIGSSAQGYGEVVFHTGMTGYQEILTDPSYAGQIVAMTYPLIGNYGINEGDFEAKRPWLTGFVTGEACDSPSHFRSKQTLHDYLTQHGITGLIGVNTRALVRTIREEGSLKGYILSEASLATASALEFPALPRDLVKRVSTQEIYRVNAAGDLHVVLVDFGAKGNIAKSLARLGCQVTVVPANTSFEKIAALHPDGIMLSNGPGDPADCADVLPLVKKLAETYPLFGICLGHQLLAMAFGAKTAKMSFGHRGSNHPVQDLQTGKVWITSQNHGYSVQTESLPAELLVTHQHVNDGTIEGVAHKTWPAFSVQFHPEACPGPQDAEELFHRFLARMNERKGSQLVSLT; translated from the coding sequence ATGAAAGGTGTTCTCGTTTTGGAGAATGGACGACAGTTTCGCGGCGAGTTAATCGGCTCGTCCGCTCAGGGATATGGAGAAGTGGTGTTTCATACGGGGATGACCGGGTATCAGGAGATTTTGACCGACCCTTCATACGCTGGCCAGATCGTGGCGATGACCTACCCACTGATCGGGAATTATGGGATCAACGAAGGGGATTTTGAAGCAAAGCGCCCGTGGCTGACCGGGTTCGTCACAGGAGAGGCGTGTGACTCCCCGAGCCACTTTCGGAGCAAACAAACGTTGCATGACTATCTGACTCAACACGGCATCACCGGATTGATCGGCGTCAACACGCGAGCACTGGTGCGAACGATCCGTGAAGAGGGCAGTTTGAAAGGATATATATTGTCAGAAGCAAGTCTCGCCACCGCGAGCGCACTCGAATTTCCGGCGTTGCCCCGCGACCTCGTCAAACGGGTCAGCACCCAGGAGATCTATCGCGTGAACGCGGCGGGCGACCTGCATGTGGTGTTAGTTGATTTCGGTGCCAAAGGAAATATCGCCAAATCGTTGGCGCGGCTGGGCTGCCAAGTGACCGTGGTGCCAGCCAATACCTCTTTTGAAAAAATTGCCGCGCTGCATCCGGACGGCATCATGCTTTCCAACGGACCGGGCGATCCGGCCGACTGTGCCGATGTGTTGCCGCTTGTGAAAAAGTTGGCAGAGACTTACCCGCTGTTTGGCATCTGCCTCGGCCATCAATTGCTGGCGATGGCCTTTGGAGCCAAGACAGCCAAGATGAGCTTCGGCCATCGCGGGTCGAACCATCCCGTGCAGGATCTGCAGACGGGCAAAGTCTGGATCACCTCGCAAAACCATGGCTACAGCGTGCAAACGGAGAGCTTGCCTGCCGAACTGCTCGTCACGCATCAGCATGTGAACGACGGCACAATCGAAGGGGTGGCACATAAAACCTGGCCGGCTTTCTCGGTGCAGTTTCACCCGGAAGCGTGCCCAGGTCCGCAGGATGCGGAAGAATTGTTCCACCGTTTTCTCGCGCGGATGAATGAAAGGAAGGGATCGCAACTTGTCAGCCTCACCTAA
- a CDS encoding multinuclear nonheme iron-dependent oxidase, with protein sequence MGAYTIRMPKVATKLGLGLGMDLPWGGEIGFQQDAVQGETITPKMKAFFAKYRGDFSYLFFAFQPKNRNRLRAEDYFTAYDRLFAEVPDIKHRAFHHTMLNMGSLEPYEKAEIIEFTNALIERYRLTWIVEDLGLWSLHGKVLPFPLPPYLTQEGLKACIRNIAEYQEKLLAPLCVEFAGFTEGSNFYIGELDAFDYFREIAMETGSPVTIDLGHVLSYQWLKGNTGERMFEGLERMPLEHCFEFHLSGCQIIKGKFRDLHHGVLLDEQLQLLEYLLPRCPQLKAVTYEDPHYTEDGTLIAKAQPNFLRMQEIVERWAGA encoded by the coding sequence ATGGGGGCGTACACGATTCGAATGCCCAAGGTTGCAACAAAATTGGGACTTGGGCTTGGTATGGACTTGCCTTGGGGAGGCGAGATCGGTTTTCAACAAGACGCGGTGCAAGGCGAGACGATCACGCCAAAGATGAAGGCGTTTTTCGCAAAGTACCGAGGGGACTTTTCGTATCTCTTTTTCGCATTTCAGCCGAAAAATCGGAATCGGCTGCGAGCAGAAGATTATTTTACCGCCTATGACCGCTTGTTTGCGGAAGTGCCGGACATCAAGCATCGGGCGTTTCATCACACGATGCTGAACATGGGCTCGTTGGAGCCGTATGAGAAAGCGGAGATCATCGAGTTTACCAATGCGCTGATCGAGCGCTATCGATTGACATGGATTGTCGAGGACCTCGGACTGTGGTCGTTGCATGGCAAAGTCTTGCCATTTCCTTTGCCGCCCTATTTGACCCAAGAGGGGCTAAAGGCGTGCATTCGAAACATCGCGGAGTATCAGGAGAAGCTGTTGGCTCCGCTTTGTGTTGAGTTTGCTGGCTTCACGGAAGGTTCCAACTTTTATATCGGCGAGTTGGATGCGTTCGATTACTTTCGTGAGATCGCGATGGAGACCGGATCGCCTGTGACGATCGACCTTGGCCATGTGCTTAGTTATCAATGGCTGAAAGGGAACACGGGCGAGCGGATGTTTGAGGGATTGGAACGAATGCCGCTCGAGCATTGTTTTGAGTTCCATCTCTCTGGATGTCAGATCATCAAGGGCAAGTTTCGTGACCTGCATCATGGGGTGTTGCTCGATGAGCAGTTGCAGTTGCTGGAGTATTTGCTCCCGCGCTGCCCTCAGTTGAAAGCGGTCACGTACGAAGACCCTCACTATACAGAAGACGGAACGCTGATCGCCAAAGCCCAGCCGAACTTTTTACGCATGCAGGAAATCGTGGAAAGGTGGGCGGGAGCGTGA